Proteins found in one Candidatus Bathyanammoxibius amoris genomic segment:
- the kdsA gene encoding 3-deoxy-8-phosphooctulonate synthase — protein sequence MKNLSIGPDMPLAVVAGPCVIETREACLRIAKRLKELLQGLDLPFVFKASYDKANRSSMHSFRGPGLVEGLEILHEVKSSLEIPVLSDVHYPEEVEAAAKVLDVIQIPAFLCRQTDLILSAAKTGIPVNVKKGQFMAPWDMKLVAEKILSTGNDNIIFTERGTTFGYNNLVSDMRSIVILKEIGYPVLFDATHSVQLPGEQGNTSGGDRRMAEPVARAAVAAGADGIFIEVHEEPEKALCDPATMLPIDKLSSMLERLKKIREIAREDIEHTSS from the coding sequence ATAAAAAACCTCTCTATTGGACCTGATATGCCTCTGGCCGTTGTGGCTGGCCCCTGTGTAATTGAGACCAGAGAGGCGTGTCTTAGAATAGCAAAGAGGCTGAAGGAACTCCTTCAAGGTCTCGACTTACCTTTTGTGTTTAAGGCCTCTTATGACAAGGCAAACAGGAGTTCCATGCACTCGTTCCGCGGCCCGGGACTTGTTGAGGGCCTGGAAATACTCCACGAGGTGAAGTCTTCGCTGGAGATACCAGTCCTCTCGGACGTTCACTACCCCGAAGAGGTGGAGGCGGCCGCCAAGGTCCTGGACGTTATACAGATACCGGCCTTTCTCTGTCGTCAAACAGACCTCATCCTCAGTGCGGCGAAGACCGGCATACCCGTAAACGTCAAGAAAGGTCAATTCATGGCGCCATGGGATATGAAGCTGGTGGCCGAAAAAATCCTCAGCACCGGTAACGACAATATAATCTTTACCGAGAGGGGGACCACCTTCGGATACAACAATCTGGTCAGCGACATGAGGTCAATAGTCATACTAAAAGAGATTGGTTATCCCGTATTATTTGACGCGACGCACAGTGTACAACTGCCGGGCGAACAGGGTAACACTTCAGGCGGAGACAGACGTATGGCGGAACCTGTTGCAAGGGCTGCCGTGGCTGCAGGTGCCGATGGGATATTCATTGAGGTTCATGAAGAACCTGAGAAGGCGTTGTGCGACCCGGCAACCATGCTGCCTATCGACAAGCTGTCTTCCATGCTGGAAAGACTGAAGAAGATTCGAGAGATAGCCCGGGAAGACATCGAGCACACCTCTTCTTAA